A region of the Geomonas subterranea genome:
TGGTGGTGGCCGGACGATCATCCAATATACCGGCTGCTGCCAGCAGCGAGGCGCCGTTGCAGACGGACATGACCAGCTCTGTCTTCGCCGCCCGCTCCCGTAACCAGTTCAGGGTTTCACGGTCCTGCAACTGCGCTATCGCTCCGATACCGCCCGGCACCAGCAGGTAGTCCAGTCGCGGGGCATCGCCGAAGCCGAAATCCGCCACGGTCTTCGGCCCCTGGTTCGAGGCGACTTCGCCCCGCTTGGCCGCTATGGTGACCACGCGGACAGTCACCCTCTTCTCTTCGCCTCCCCACACGACGGCCGGGATGTGCTTGAGGTTGCCCCACATTTCCATCGGCCCGTAGGCGTCAAGCATCTCGAAACCGGGGTAGATCAGGACCCCGATGGTCTTCACTGTGCGCGCCGGGCTTGGGCGCAAATCCACCAGCGGCTCCTGGGACGCCGGCTGCTTCTTGTCGGCGGCGATGGCGGGCACCGCAGCCGCCAGGAACACCGGCAGGATGAGAAAGCGCAGCAGGATGTTTCGTATGTCGATCCTTTTCATAGATTCTCCATGGGTCTAATTTATCCGGTCTCCGACCGGAATCTCGCCCGGTACTGACCGGGGGTGATCCCGAAGCGGCGGGCAAAGGTCAGCCTTAGGTGTTCGCCGGACTGGAAGCCGCACTCCCGGGCGACGGCTTCCACTGACTGGCTGGTTTCCTCAAGGAGCTTGACTGCCGCTTCAAGCCTTATCTGTTCGATGAAGCGGGCCGGCGTGGTGCCGACCTCGCGTTTGAAGATGCGGGCGAAGTTGCGCAGGCTCATGGCCGCGTGGGCGGCCAGGGTCTCGTTGTCCAGGTCGCGCCGATAGTTCTCCTGCATCCACTGCAGCGTGGGAGCCAAGGAACCGCCTTCGCGGAACTGGGCCAGGAGCGGGGTGCTGAACTGGGACTGCCCTCCCGGCCGCTTGAAATAGAGCACCATCAGTCGGGCCACGTCGAGGGCCAGGCTCTTGCCGTGATCCTCCTCGACGAGAGCCAGCGCCAGGTCTATGCCCGCGGTTATCCCTGCTGAGGTGTAGACGGAGCCGTCCTTGGCATGGATGGCGTCCTCATCGACCTCGATCTGCGGGTGGCGGCGCCGCAGCTGTTCCGCCCTGCTCCAGTGGGTCGTGGCACGCCTGCCGTCCAAAAGTCCCGCCCGAGCCAGGATGAAGGCCCCCGTGCAGATGGAGCCGACCCGCCGCACCACTGGCGCCATCTGCCTAACCCAGTCGACCAGTTCCTCCGGCGCCTGCTCCGCCGCCGGGCCTCCCGGCACCAGGAGGGTATCGATGCCGCTGCAATCGCCCCAGGCCCGGTCGGAGAGAAGCCGGATGCCGGAGGAGGTGACGATGATGCCGTCCCCGGTCTTGGCGGCTATCTCGATGCGGTAGAGCGGTTCCGCCGCGCCACTTTCGCACTGGATATGGTTGGCAAGGGCGAAGACGTCCAACGGGCCGGTGACGTCGATTACCTCGGCCCCCTCGTAGGCGACCATGGTAATCAGGCGCAGAGTTGCGTGTTCTACAGGCGTACACGTGCTGAAACGTTTCATGCCGCCCACATTAAACGAACGCCGTGTCTGGCACAATGACAAATAACACGACTTTTCGGCCAGCGATGTGGAGTTCCTTTCGGCGGGGGAGATGGGATAAAAGCACATTGTGACATCTTCGAGTCCCCTGAATGGAGGCGTCGGGGCGTCGGTGCCAGGTCTTGAAATATAAGGCAGTACTGCTACCATTCCCCACCATGGCGCACGCGCACCTTTCCGATACTAAACTACGGTGTACAAGGAGGCTGCAAATGGGTGTTCAGGCGGTAAACACGTGGCTGACCATTGAACCTGGCGCTGATCCTGGCAAAGCGGTCCTGACGGTGGGCTATGATCTGGCGATAACTGAGAATGCCTATAAAAGCGACTGGCTAGTCCGTGTGGATGTAATGGGATATGACGCAGCTGGAGATGAGGAAGGGACGAAGGCGCCGGACATATTGTACACGTTCCAGTTCCCAGGAATCCTGAACGGCTACCTTTTCAAGGCGGATGGCCCTACCCGGAAGGAACGGAAGAGTCACACGGTGGAGCTCGCCTACCAGGCGTTAAACGAGGATCCAGGTGTCACCAGGAAAGTCGTCATGTTCCCTGGAGGCAAAAAGATCACCGTTGCCATTCCGCACACCGATGAAATAAGTTGCAGGATTTCCACTTCGAACTTTGCCTGGACCAACCAGGTGGTGCTGCGAATCTGAAAGAAAAACCATTGGCCACGGAGAAAATCTGAGGAAATCTGAGAGAGGCGAAAAGCCAAACCCACGACTTCGGGGGGGTAAAGCCCGACATCCGAGACTCCGGCGGTCACGTTGTGCTAACGGCCGCTGTAAAAGAGCGGGACGCTCGCACCGAGGCCGTGGACGACGCTGGTGAAGGCGTTGCGGTTCTCCAGCTTGTCGTGGCCGAAACGCTCTTCGAAGAGGCGCCGGATCATCGGTATCCGCGACGTGCCACCGGTGAGGAACACGGTGTCGATCTGATCGCGCCCGACTCCCGACCTGCTGATCACTTCGTCTATGCAGTTGGAGATCCGGCCCAAGTTTTCCCGGTTGATCGCTTCGAACTCCTCTCTCGTGATCCCTTCCTCTAGAACCAGACCGCGCTCCTTGAAGCTGATTTGCGTAGCGTCCTGCTGCGACAGCTCGCATTTCGCCTTCTCGATGCACTGGAACAGGAAGAACCCGTAGTTGTCGCTGATGAGATGCTCCAGGTTTTCCAGGGCCTGCCTGTCCGTGGCGGCGTTCTTGATGAGCCTGATCTGCTCCCTCGTCTTTCTCGCCCGCAGGAGCGGGATCCTGTGCCACTGGCACAGCGTGTAAATGATGCTGTGCGGGATGTCGAACAGCTCGTTCTTCCCCATCCCCTTGTATTTCACGCCGCGGCCGAAATACTTGGCCACCTTCTCCCACATGATCTGCGAATCGAACTTATCGCCGGCCGTATAGACGCCTCCGATGGAGAGGACGTCGGCACGCCGGTCGGCCCGGGCAAAGTC
Encoded here:
- a CDS encoding Hsp70 family protein encodes the protein MKVVFGIDFGTTNSALSIYRDGKVEVVDIDESSANRSLMRSVLYFNEDDEIFAGQEAISHYVNEGAAGRFMQSIKTFLPNRSFEGTEVFGKKYGIEDLVAIILRRIKAKGEAYVGAPVDSVVLGRPVVFSEDPEKDALAQQRLEKAARKAGFRHIHFQFEPIAAALAYEETLPAGAEKLVFIGDFGGGTSDFTVIRVKGGDFARADRRADVLSIGGVYTAGDKFDSQIMWEKVAKYFGRGVKYKGMGKNELFDIPHSIIYTLCQWHRIPLLRARKTREQIRLIKNAATDRQALENLEHLISDNYGFFLFQCIEKAKCELSQQDATQISFKERGLVLEEGITREEFEAINRENLGRISNCIDEVISRSGVGRDQIDTVFLTGGTSRIPMIRRLFEERFGHDKLENRNAFTSVVHGLGASVPLFYSGR
- a CDS encoding GlxA family transcriptional regulator, with translation MKRFSTCTPVEHATLRLITMVAYEGAEVIDVTGPLDVFALANHIQCESGAAEPLYRIEIAAKTGDGIIVTSSGIRLLSDRAWGDCSGIDTLLVPGGPAAEQAPEELVDWVRQMAPVVRRVGSICTGAFILARAGLLDGRRATTHWSRAEQLRRRHPQIEVDEDAIHAKDGSVYTSAGITAGIDLALALVEEDHGKSLALDVARLMVLYFKRPGGQSQFSTPLLAQFREGGSLAPTLQWMQENYRRDLDNETLAAHAAMSLRNFARIFKREVGTTPARFIEQIRLEAAVKLLEETSQSVEAVARECGFQSGEHLRLTFARRFGITPGQYRARFRSETG
- a CDS encoding DJ-1/PfpI family protein; its protein translation is MKRIDIRNILLRFLILPVFLAAAVPAIAADKKQPASQEPLVDLRPSPARTVKTIGVLIYPGFEMLDAYGPMEMWGNLKHIPAVVWGGEEKRVTVRVVTIAAKRGEVASNQGPKTVADFGFGDAPRLDYLLVPGGIGAIAQLQDRETLNWLRERAAKTELVMSVCNGASLLAAAGILDDRPATTNKMFWKDSTQPGPKVQWVKKARWVDDGTVVTSSGISAGMDMSLAVIGRLYGKDIAAWLERLTEYEAHRDPSWDPFAVKAGLVQ